One Alkalicoccus halolimnae DNA segment encodes these proteins:
- a CDS encoding SEC-C domain-containing protein produces the protein MAALKRNDPCPCGSGKKYKKCCLKKLNTKSRFDEKDQRDFNELLPKVFDYSKNFDEEIKPAFEQKNAALGSLESSDAKAFSQLLYHWMLFNWKNDNNKTVLDSFLKEFKDNYSSSFQKFLKDWMKLEPRFFYIIYTDKEYIALKDMWDDKTQTIHKTPVSENIEAGQYITGYLYPAPEGPSLGNDALQLPPRLAEAFHKECLTAGLKKQKRFTKQFDLMLQLLSILVKHGTEQPAEYTSILDKLEIDSKQNFTAAAIKIREYLRENNPRVNKPEAFAAALDYWIGIHVDKEKFISQKAAAKKYSVAATTVSSRYKQLSNPQKLETTVQ, from the coding sequence ATGGCTGCTCTGAAAAGAAATGATCCATGCCCCTGCGGCAGCGGGAAAAAGTACAAAAAATGCTGTCTGAAGAAGCTAAATACGAAATCGCGCTTTGACGAAAAGGATCAGCGTGACTTTAATGAACTTCTCCCTAAAGTATTTGACTACAGTAAAAATTTCGATGAAGAAATTAAACCTGCCTTCGAACAGAAAAATGCCGCTTTGGGCTCTCTGGAAAGCTCTGATGCAAAAGCCTTTTCTCAGCTTCTGTACCATTGGATGCTGTTCAATTGGAAAAATGATAACAATAAAACGGTGCTTGATTCTTTCCTAAAAGAGTTTAAAGATAACTATTCCTCCTCCTTCCAGAAGTTTTTAAAAGACTGGATGAAATTGGAACCGCGCTTTTTTTATATTATTTATACAGATAAGGAATACATTGCATTAAAAGATATGTGGGACGATAAAACGCAGACGATCCATAAAACGCCTGTTTCTGAAAATATTGAAGCCGGTCAGTACATCACAGGCTACCTTTATCCTGCTCCGGAAGGACCTTCACTCGGAAACGATGCTTTACAGCTCCCGCCAAGGCTTGCAGAAGCTTTTCATAAAGAATGTCTTACAGCAGGCCTCAAAAAACAAAAGCGTTTTACAAAACAGTTTGATCTGATGCTCCAGCTGCTCAGCATACTTGTTAAGCATGGAACGGAACAGCCAGCAGAATATACGTCTATTCTCGATAAACTTGAAATAGATTCGAAACAAAACTTCACTGCAGCTGCGATTAAAATACGGGAATACCTTCGTGAAAACAATCCGCGTGTTAATAAACCGGAAGCTTTCGCGGCCGCCCTTGATTACTGGATAGGGATTCATGTAGATAAAGAGAAATTCATCTCTCAAAAAGCTGCCGCAAAAAAATACAGCGTAGCGGCAACTACTGTATCTTCCCGCTACAAACAATTATCCAATCCCCAAAAACTGGAGACTACTGTGCAATAA
- a CDS encoding SurA N-terminal domain-containing protein: MNKKLLLSLSTAMSISLVAACGGGEESNEGNTNEGNNMETENQTEEPAENNEAAAGDDETAEGEEAAGEGNETAQQEQPEMPEPDLEDVPDTVAEVNGEEILKEDFASNYEGQFMQAAQQAQMTQEEIDQDQLKEQVAENMVGTELLIQEADSRDYDVSEEDVNETLDELAAQNGLESGDELLSALQEQGLEEEEIMDQAEMQVKIDRLLSEESGDAEPTEEELEEAYDQMTAQQEQMSGEGGEDVEMPSYEEVKPDLEEQVAARKEAEQSQQLVEDLREDADVTINL; this comes from the coding sequence TTGAATAAAAAATTATTATTAAGTCTATCTACAGCTATGAGTATTTCTTTAGTAGCCGCTTGCGGCGGTGGTGAAGAATCCAATGAAGGTAATACTAATGAAGGTAATAATATGGAAACAGAAAATCAGACGGAAGAACCAGCAGAAAACAATGAGGCTGCTGCCGGAGACGATGAAACAGCAGAAGGTGAGGAAGCTGCCGGGGAAGGTAATGAAACAGCCCAGCAGGAGCAGCCTGAAATGCCCGAGCCTGATTTAGAAGATGTTCCGGATACGGTTGCAGAAGTAAATGGAGAAGAAATACTTAAAGAAGATTTTGCTTCCAATTATGAAGGTCAGTTTATGCAGGCTGCCCAGCAGGCCCAAATGACACAGGAAGAAATAGACCAGGATCAGTTAAAAGAACAGGTTGCGGAAAATATGGTCGGCACTGAACTTCTTATTCAGGAAGCAGACAGCCGTGATTATGATGTATCTGAAGAAGATGTGAATGAAACTCTTGATGAACTTGCCGCTCAGAATGGTCTCGAATCAGGAGATGAACTGTTGTCTGCACTGCAGGAACAGGGGCTCGAAGAAGAAGAGATTATGGATCAGGCTGAAATGCAGGTAAAGATTGATCGCCTTCTTTCAGAAGAAAGCGGAGATGCAGAACCTACAGAGGAAGAGCTTGAAGAGGCCTACGATCAAATGACAGCCCAGCAGGAGCAGATGAGTGGAGAAGGCGGAGAAGACGTAGAGATGCCTTCCTACGAAGAAGTCAAGCCTGATCTGGAAGAGCAGGTTGCTGCACGGAAAGAAGCAGAACAGTCCCAGCAGCTCGTAGAAGACCTTCGGGAAGATGCTGACGTGACTATTAACTTGTAA
- the deoC gene encoding deoxyribose-phosphate aldolase, whose protein sequence is MTKSIASIIDHTLLKPETTEDQIVKLCQEAAEYNFASVCVTPTWVKKSASELKGTKVDVCTVVGFPLGANTPEVKAFETKNAIENGATEIDMVLNIGALKQGNVDLVEEDMRAVQEAAEGRALTKVILETCLLTDEEKRTACDIALKAGLDFVKTSTGFSFGAATIEDVELMRKAVGDKAGVKASGGVKTLQDAEDMVKAGATRIGASAGVQIVKGEKVSGDY, encoded by the coding sequence ATGACAAAATCCATCGCATCTATTATTGATCACACTTTATTAAAACCGGAAACAACAGAAGACCAAATTGTTAAGCTGTGCCAGGAAGCAGCAGAATATAATTTTGCTTCTGTATGCGTGACACCAACCTGGGTGAAAAAGTCCGCTTCTGAATTAAAAGGGACGAAAGTTGACGTATGTACAGTAGTGGGCTTTCCACTTGGAGCCAATACTCCTGAAGTAAAAGCATTTGAAACGAAAAATGCAATTGAAAACGGAGCGACCGAAATTGATATGGTATTAAATATTGGAGCATTAAAGCAGGGCAATGTTGATTTAGTGGAAGAGGATATGCGTGCCGTTCAGGAAGCAGCTGAAGGAAGAGCGCTTACAAAAGTGATTTTGGAAACCTGTCTATTAACTGATGAAGAGAAACGTACTGCCTGCGATATTGCTCTTAAGGCAGGACTCGACTTCGTAAAAACTTCCACTGGCTTTTCTTTTGGAGCTGCTACGATTGAAGATGTAGAACTTATGCGTAAAGCAGTGGGAGATAAAGCTGGTGTCAAAGCTTCAGGGGGAGTGAAAACACTTCAGGATGCTGAAGATATGGTGAAAGCAGGTGCGACCCGTATCGGTGCGAGTGCAGGTGTTCAGATAGTTAAAGGAGAGAAGGTGTCCGGCGACTATTAA
- the gatB gene encoding Asp-tRNA(Asn)/Glu-tRNA(Gln) amidotransferase subunit GatB gives MSYETVIGLEVHVELKTESKIFCSCSTEFGAPPNTQTCPICLGHPGVLPVLNKRAVEFAMKAAMALNCEIADVTTFDRKNYFYPDNPKAYQISQLDRPVGENGWIDIEVNGEKKRIGITRLHLEEDAGKLTHVDGEGYSLVDYNRVGTPLVEIVSEPDITTPEEAYAYLEKMKAIMQYTEVSDCKMEEGSLRCDANISIRPKGQKEFGTKAELKNLNSFTHVQKGLEYEEKRQEEELESGGEILQETRRWDEGAKKTILMRVKEGSDDYRYFPDPDLVNLYIDNDWKTRIHEEIPELPDARKERYINKYELPAYDAGVLTQEKAMSDFFEEALKLGGTPKQLSNWLMGEVNGYLNQEGKEMKDIPLTPQALVDMINLIEKGTISSKIAKKVFKELIEKGGDPQQIVEDKGLVQISDSETVRKMVNDALDQNSQSIEDYKNGKDKAIGFLVGQVMKISKGKANPQLVNELLKEEIDKR, from the coding sequence ATGAGCTATGAAACGGTAATAGGACTCGAAGTCCACGTAGAATTAAAAACAGAATCGAAAATATTCTGCAGCTGCTCGACAGAATTTGGTGCTCCTCCCAATACTCAGACCTGCCCCATCTGTCTTGGACATCCGGGAGTACTACCGGTCCTGAATAAAAGAGCAGTGGAATTTGCGATGAAAGCAGCGATGGCATTAAACTGTGAGATAGCGGACGTAACAACGTTTGATCGTAAAAACTATTTTTACCCGGACAATCCGAAAGCTTACCAGATTTCCCAGCTGGATCGCCCAGTAGGAGAAAATGGATGGATCGATATTGAAGTAAACGGGGAAAAGAAACGGATCGGTATTACGCGCCTGCACCTGGAAGAGGATGCCGGTAAACTGACGCATGTTGACGGGGAAGGTTATTCTCTCGTGGACTACAACCGGGTAGGAACCCCTCTTGTGGAAATTGTTTCTGAGCCGGATATCACCACTCCGGAAGAAGCATATGCCTACCTGGAAAAAATGAAAGCAATTATGCAGTACACGGAAGTTTCCGACTGTAAAATGGAAGAAGGCTCCCTCCGCTGTGACGCAAACATCTCAATTCGTCCGAAAGGCCAGAAAGAATTTGGAACGAAGGCTGAGCTTAAAAATCTGAACTCCTTTACGCATGTTCAAAAAGGGTTGGAGTATGAAGAAAAACGCCAGGAAGAGGAATTGGAAAGCGGAGGCGAAATTCTTCAGGAAACCCGCCGCTGGGATGAAGGAGCGAAAAAAACGATTCTTATGCGAGTAAAGGAAGGATCGGACGATTACCGTTATTTCCCGGATCCGGATCTTGTAAATCTTTATATCGATAACGATTGGAAAACCCGCATACACGAGGAGATCCCGGAACTGCCGGATGCCCGTAAAGAAAGATATATCAATAAATATGAACTTCCGGCTTATGATGCCGGTGTGCTGACTCAGGAAAAAGCGATGAGTGATTTCTTTGAAGAAGCATTAAAGCTTGGTGGAACGCCGAAACAGCTCTCAAACTGGCTCATGGGAGAAGTGAACGGCTACCTGAATCAGGAAGGTAAAGAAATGAAAGATATTCCTTTAACTCCTCAGGCGCTTGTGGATATGATTAACCTGATTGAAAAAGGAACAATTTCTTCGAAAATTGCTAAGAAAGTTTTCAAAGAATTGATTGAAAAAGGCGGGGACCCTCAACAAATTGTAGAAGATAAAGGGCTCGTCCAGATCAGTGATTCTGAAACGGTCCGTAAAATGGTCAACGATGCCCTGGATCAAAACAGCCAGTCCATTGAGGATTATAAAAACGGTAAAGACAAAGCGATTGGTTTTCTAGTCGGCCAGGTCATGAAAATTTCCAAAGGAAAAGCCAACCCGCAGCTCGTGAATGAACTATTGAAAGAAGAAATAGATAAAAGATAA
- a CDS encoding diacylglycerol kinase, producing MKKARLIYNPTSGREQVKRHLPYILEKLEQAGYETSTHATTGPDCAKKAAAKACEREFDFIIAAGGDGTIHEVINGMADQEFRPLLGLLPGGTTNDFARALNIPKNIIEACETLVSGKERKIDIGSVGRKYFMNIAGAGTLTELTYEVPSKLKTMMGQMAYYVKGFEKLPRIKPTAVKINYDGRSFEGEIMLFLVCNTNSVGGFEKLAPKAYLDDGLFDLIIVKKTNLADVARLTGAALRGEHLNDESVLYVQASEIDIQAADELQLNLDGEHGGTLKEKFLNHYRHITMMVPDRHHTCFQVDEKP from the coding sequence GTGAAAAAAGCTAGGCTTATTTACAACCCGACATCAGGCAGAGAGCAAGTGAAAAGACATCTGCCTTACATATTGGAAAAACTGGAACAAGCAGGCTATGAAACTTCCACACATGCTACTACCGGACCCGACTGTGCAAAAAAAGCGGCTGCGAAAGCCTGTGAAAGAGAATTTGATTTTATAATAGCTGCCGGAGGAGACGGAACGATTCACGAAGTCATTAACGGAATGGCAGATCAGGAATTCAGGCCGCTGCTCGGCCTTCTTCCCGGCGGAACGACGAATGATTTTGCGAGAGCGCTTAATATTCCGAAAAATATAATCGAAGCCTGCGAAACGCTTGTATCCGGGAAAGAACGAAAAATTGATATAGGAAGCGTAGGTCGAAAATATTTTATGAATATTGCGGGCGCCGGAACTTTGACCGAACTTACCTACGAAGTTCCGAGCAAGCTTAAAACGATGATGGGGCAGATGGCCTATTATGTGAAAGGATTTGAAAAACTGCCGCGTATTAAACCTACTGCTGTAAAAATAAATTATGACGGCAGGAGTTTTGAAGGAGAAATTATGCTGTTTCTCGTATGCAATACGAATTCTGTAGGAGGCTTCGAAAAATTGGCTCCCAAAGCCTACCTGGATGACGGGCTTTTTGATTTAATCATTGTTAAAAAGACGAACCTCGCTGATGTTGCTAGACTCACCGGAGCTGCCCTGCGCGGGGAGCATCTGAATGATGAGAGTGTTCTCTATGTCCAGGCTTCGGAGATTGATATTCAGGCAGCAGATGAGCTGCAGTTGAATCTCGATGGCGAGCACGGAGGAACGCTGAAAGAAAAATTCTTGAATCACTACCGCCACATTACAATGATGGTTCCCGATCGTCACCACACCTGTTTCCAAGTAGATGAAAAACCATAA
- a CDS encoding NupC/NupG family nucleoside CNT transporter, with protein MNILWGLLGIVTVLAIAFLISENKKAIKPRTILVGISIQILFAYIVLYSTVGQEALFAFTNVVNAIIGYTDEGIDFLFGGLFEAEGIGMVFAFQVLTIIIFFSSLISVLYYLGIMQFFIKIIGGALSWLLGTSRTESLSASANIFVGQTEAPLVVKPFLPTMTRSELFAVMTGGLASVAGSVLVGYSQLGVPLEYLLAASFMAAPSGLVMAKMILPETTPEASSDHQPVEMDDDNESYNVVDAAARGASTGLQLALNIGAMLLAFIALVALANGGLGVVQTALNYVIGWFGSGFEISGLTLENILGFFFAPIAFAIGVPWAEALQAGTYIGQKLVLNEFVAYATFAPEIENLDPKTVLVVSFALCGFANIASLGILLGGLGKLAPSRRGDIAQLGIKAIFAGMLASLLNASIAGMFF; from the coding sequence ATGAATATTCTTTGGGGACTACTGGGAATTGTCACTGTTCTGGCGATTGCTTTTCTAATTTCAGAAAACAAAAAAGCAATTAAGCCGAGGACAATATTAGTCGGTATCTCAATTCAAATTCTTTTTGCTTACATTGTTCTTTATTCAACGGTAGGCCAGGAGGCGCTGTTTGCTTTCACAAACGTTGTTAACGCCATCATCGGTTATACGGATGAAGGAATCGATTTTCTATTCGGAGGGCTTTTTGAAGCTGAAGGAATAGGGATGGTGTTCGCTTTTCAGGTATTAACTATCATTATTTTCTTTTCATCATTGATCTCAGTTTTATACTACTTAGGAATTATGCAGTTTTTCATTAAAATCATCGGCGGAGCTTTATCATGGCTTCTCGGGACAAGCAGAACAGAGTCTTTATCGGCTTCTGCCAATATCTTTGTAGGTCAGACGGAAGCGCCGCTTGTCGTTAAACCCTTTTTACCGACAATGACACGCTCAGAGCTTTTTGCTGTTATGACCGGTGGACTTGCCTCGGTAGCAGGGTCGGTACTCGTCGGTTATTCCCAGCTTGGTGTTCCTCTCGAATACCTGCTTGCAGCCAGCTTTATGGCTGCACCGTCAGGACTGGTTATGGCAAAAATGATTTTACCGGAAACAACTCCGGAAGCTTCCTCCGATCATCAGCCGGTTGAAATGGACGACGATAATGAATCATACAACGTCGTTGACGCAGCTGCCCGCGGTGCCAGTACCGGACTGCAGCTGGCATTAAACATCGGTGCGATGCTGCTTGCTTTTATCGCGCTTGTTGCTCTGGCCAATGGAGGTCTGGGAGTTGTCCAGACAGCCTTGAACTATGTTATCGGATGGTTTGGTTCCGGTTTTGAAATCAGCGGACTGACGCTGGAAAACATTCTCGGATTCTTCTTCGCACCAATTGCTTTTGCAATCGGGGTTCCTTGGGCAGAAGCACTGCAGGCGGGAACCTATATCGGTCAAAAGCTCGTTCTGAACGAATTTGTTGCTTATGCGACATTCGCTCCGGAAATTGAAAATCTTGATCCGAAAACCGTTCTCGTAGTCAGCTTTGCGCTTTGTGGATTTGCTAATATTGCTTCTCTGGGAATTCTGCTCGGCGGTCTTGGTAAACTTGCTCCAAGCCGGCGAGGGGATATTGCTCAGCTTGGTATAAAAGCAATTTTTGCAGGGATGCTGGCGTCGCTTTTAAATGCTTCTATTGCAGGAATGTTCTTTTAA
- a CDS encoding sugar-binding transcriptional regulator, with product MAKDKLSRVVKAAKMYYQLDYSQQVIAKELGISRPSVSRLLQEAKDKGIVQIRIVDPHKGVEQLEEALKEHYQLKECVIADAPLNDEQVIKEEIGRKAAEYLHAIVKDGDIIGATWGTTLHEVARHVEQKSVHNVHVTQLNGGVSYSETNTYAAEILNYLGRAFNTSPHFLPLPAVVDHVVVKQAIVSDRHIRHVLELGIKANIALFTVGERNEESALVKADYLTGEDVKVLKNKEAVGDICSRMIDVQGNICDEDIDARTIGVELKHLRNKEQSVLVAGGMRKAEGIIGALNGRYANVLITDKYTAQVLVERVEETV from the coding sequence GTGGCTAAAGATAAACTTTCCCGTGTAGTGAAAGCTGCCAAAATGTATTACCAGCTCGATTACAGCCAGCAGGTTATCGCAAAAGAGCTCGGTATTTCACGTCCTTCTGTTTCCAGGCTGCTTCAGGAAGCAAAGGATAAAGGGATCGTGCAGATTCGCATCGTCGATCCACATAAAGGAGTAGAGCAGTTGGAAGAAGCACTTAAAGAACACTATCAATTAAAAGAATGTGTTATAGCAGATGCCCCTTTAAATGATGAACAGGTCATTAAAGAAGAAATCGGACGTAAAGCAGCTGAATACTTGCATGCTATAGTGAAAGATGGGGATATCATTGGAGCAACATGGGGGACGACTTTACACGAAGTTGCCAGACATGTAGAGCAGAAAAGTGTCCATAATGTTCACGTCACTCAGCTCAACGGAGGAGTGAGCTACTCGGAAACGAATACATATGCAGCTGAAATACTTAATTATCTCGGCCGAGCCTTTAATACTTCTCCTCATTTTCTGCCTCTTCCAGCAGTAGTTGATCATGTAGTAGTGAAACAGGCGATTGTGAGCGACAGACACATACGTCACGTTTTAGAACTTGGAATAAAAGCTAACATTGCGCTTTTCACAGTCGGAGAAAGAAATGAAGAATCAGCTCTCGTAAAAGCGGATTACTTAACCGGAGAAGATGTAAAAGTTCTGAAAAACAAAGAGGCAGTAGGTGATATCTGCTCTCGAATGATCGATGTTCAAGGCAACATATGTGATGAGGATATTGATGCGAGAACGATAGGTGTGGAATTGAAGCATCTGCGGAACAAAGAACAGTCGGTGCTGGTCGCAGGCGGGATGAGAAAAGCGGAAGGTATTATAGGGGCACTGAATGGCAGGTACGCCAATGTCCTTATTACAGATAAATATACGGCGCAGGTCCTTGTGGAAAGAGTAGAAGAAACAGTTTAA
- a CDS encoding DUF948 domain-containing protein, with the protein MDWIGIGVFIIAVALLIGVLFLLPVLKKLADTLGNTAETVLTLNKSLGEMTSETSLILYNTNETLVDLNTKIGKLNPLFDIIHDTGEAAHHLTGTLASYTSVKHDRAEAGINFIDKKDLEGIMRGAAFIYYLRQVKRESDRQVESKVV; encoded by the coding sequence ATGGACTGGATTGGAATTGGAGTATTTATAATTGCCGTGGCGCTGCTCATCGGAGTATTATTCTTACTTCCTGTACTGAAGAAACTTGCAGACACCCTTGGCAACACAGCCGAAACTGTGCTTACACTAAACAAAAGCCTCGGGGAAATGACAAGCGAAACTTCCCTTATTCTCTACAACACGAATGAAACACTGGTTGATTTAAATACTAAAATCGGTAAGCTTAACCCTTTATTTGACATTATTCATGATACCGGAGAAGCTGCCCATCATCTGACGGGTACTCTTGCAAGCTACACTTCCGTTAAGCATGACCGTGCTGAAGCAGGTATCAACTTTATTGACAAGAAAGATCTTGAAGGGATTATGCGCGGTGCAGCCTTCATCTATTACCTTCGTCAGGTAAAGAGAGAATCTGACCGGCAGGTGGAAAGTAAAGTCGTATAA
- a CDS encoding M15 family metallopeptidase, translated as MAFQERLYIYKRRLPAIKLIIFISIILVLSAFVYENVDLLADKENSTRDNISADEVIENEGLHPTVEKQKEKFLERTADRNINVVITETYRSKERQNDLFARGRSSEGEIVTHAAGGESYHNYGLAIDFALRTDEGDVVWDVESDFNGSGKPDWLEAAEIAKDLGFEWGGDWSGFRDYPHLQMTFGLTINELQEASPR; from the coding sequence ATAGCTTTTCAGGAAAGGCTATACATTTATAAAAGGAGACTCCCAGCCATCAAACTGATTATATTTATTTCTATCATTCTTGTACTTTCCGCCTTTGTTTATGAAAATGTTGACTTACTTGCAGATAAAGAAAATTCCACCCGTGATAATATAAGCGCCGATGAAGTAATTGAAAATGAGGGCCTCCACCCCACTGTCGAAAAACAAAAAGAAAAATTTTTGGAAAGAACGGCTGACCGGAATATAAACGTGGTTATTACCGAAACATATCGTTCCAAAGAAAGACAAAATGACCTTTTTGCCCGTGGTCGTTCTTCCGAAGGGGAAATCGTTACTCATGCAGCAGGTGGGGAATCTTATCACAACTATGGCCTGGCAATTGATTTTGCGCTCCGTACGGATGAGGGAGACGTTGTATGGGATGTGGAAAGTGACTTCAATGGCAGTGGAAAACCCGATTGGCTTGAAGCTGCGGAAATTGCTAAAGACTTAGGGTTCGAATGGGGCGGTGACTGGAGCGGATTTCGTGATTATCCTCACCTTCAAATGACATTCGGCTTAACCATTAATGAACTGCAGGAAGCCTCGCCCCGTTAA
- a CDS encoding ATP-grasp domain-containing protein yields the protein MPKMINVLVTGIGGPTAQGVMRGLADEDNITIVGVDRREVNSGRPFCHKFHQIPGMIDLGSYKNKIREIVQSEKIDVIFPSLHEEIEVYTSFKRELDVVVATPESDYISALNNKAEAYKLLEQMDLEHYIPKYFVFQNREELKVVMDKHFSRDKFTVAKQVSGHGALGFALLTDRETYLEMLTKGQKNYVALQDYCDIPHEGGEMVMEYLPGQEFSVDVYVYEGKTVTAVPRERTGVSSGLVLDGKVIYNEALIEAGSVVSEALIHTGFINLQFIEHEGSYKLTDINPRFCGSQVMSLGAGVNFPLLLIEYELLQNKPDVHPKWGTRMLRYRDQFFIQE from the coding sequence ATGCCAAAAATGATTAACGTTTTAGTTACGGGTATAGGCGGCCCTACAGCCCAAGGTGTTATGCGCGGACTTGCAGATGAAGACAACATAACAATTGTAGGTGTAGATCGCAGAGAAGTGAATAGCGGGCGGCCTTTCTGCCATAAATTTCATCAAATTCCTGGAATGATAGATCTTGGAAGTTACAAAAACAAAATAAGGGAAATTGTTCAATCGGAAAAAATTGATGTCATTTTCCCCTCTCTTCACGAAGAAATCGAAGTATATACTTCTTTTAAAAGGGAACTCGACGTGGTCGTAGCAACCCCGGAATCAGATTATATTTCCGCACTCAACAATAAAGCTGAAGCGTATAAGCTCCTTGAGCAGATGGACTTGGAACATTATATCCCTAAATACTTTGTTTTTCAAAACAGAGAAGAGTTAAAAGTGGTTATGGATAAACATTTTTCCAGGGATAAATTCACTGTTGCGAAACAAGTATCCGGGCATGGAGCTCTTGGTTTTGCACTTCTGACGGACAGAGAGACGTATTTGGAAATGCTTACGAAAGGGCAGAAAAACTATGTTGCTTTGCAGGACTATTGTGATATCCCGCATGAGGGCGGGGAAATGGTCATGGAATATCTGCCCGGCCAGGAGTTCAGCGTCGATGTCTACGTCTATGAAGGGAAAACGGTTACTGCAGTGCCGCGTGAAAGAACCGGAGTATCCAGCGGTCTCGTTCTGGATGGAAAAGTTATTTATAATGAAGCGTTAATTGAAGCTGGTTCTGTCGTGTCAGAAGCCCTTATCCATACAGGATTTATAAATCTGCAATTTATTGAACATGAAGGATCGTACAAATTAACAGATATCAATCCACGTTTCTGTGGCAGCCAGGTGATGAGTCTCGGAGCAGGTGTTAATTTTCCTCTTCTGCTGATTGAATACGAACTGCTGCAGAATAAACCTGACGTTCACCCGAAGTGGGGGACACGTATGCTTCGTTACAGAGATCAATTTTTTATTCAGGAATAG
- the rlmD gene encoding 23S rRNA (uracil(1939)-C(5))-methyltransferase RlmD, with translation MSRQIPVQKNDYVRVTFEDLTHDGAGVAKVDGYPLFVKRALPGETGLIKVIHTKKNFGFGRLTEIIKESKERTEPPCSIFNQCGGCQLQHLSYNGQLAYKQKQVQETMVRIGGLGNLTVHPTLGMEEPWRYRNKSQVPVSEQNGKIAAGFYAERSHTIVDMEECLIQHEDADRAVRFVKQLAAEYGIRGYDDKTHKGQLRHVVIRHAQTTDQLMIVLITKDKTLPNKKHIIRRMKEEFPNLVSLVHNVNPKRTNVIFGDQTEIMWGEGVIYDEIDNIRFAISPRSFYQINPLQTRVLYEKALEFARLTGKENVIDAYCGIGTISLFLARRAKHVYGVEVVPEAVTDAKENAKLNHIENAEFYVGEAENIMPWWRAQGMNADVIVVDPPRKGCDEKLLQSIAEMTPERIVYVSCNPATLARDLKYLEEKGYEAKEVQPVDMFPHTTHVECVTWLEKKEVVEL, from the coding sequence ATGAGCAGACAAATTCCAGTCCAGAAAAATGATTATGTACGTGTTACATTTGAGGACTTAACACATGACGGAGCAGGTGTAGCTAAAGTAGACGGCTATCCGCTTTTCGTAAAAAGAGCGCTTCCGGGTGAAACCGGTCTTATTAAAGTAATTCATACAAAGAAAAATTTCGGTTTCGGCCGTTTAACGGAAATAATTAAGGAAAGTAAAGAACGGACCGAGCCGCCTTGTTCGATCTTTAATCAGTGCGGCGGCTGTCAGCTGCAGCACCTGAGCTACAATGGCCAGCTTGCCTATAAACAGAAGCAGGTGCAGGAAACAATGGTCCGTATTGGAGGGCTGGGTAATTTAACAGTTCATCCTACGCTCGGAATGGAGGAGCCGTGGAGATATAGGAATAAATCGCAGGTTCCGGTAAGTGAACAAAATGGAAAAATAGCAGCTGGGTTCTATGCAGAGCGGAGCCACACGATAGTGGATATGGAAGAGTGTCTGATTCAGCATGAAGATGCAGACCGCGCTGTCAGATTTGTGAAACAGCTTGCTGCGGAATATGGTATCCGCGGGTATGATGATAAGACTCATAAAGGACAGCTGAGGCACGTCGTCATCCGTCATGCCCAAACGACAGACCAGCTGATGATTGTGCTGATTACGAAAGACAAAACATTACCAAATAAAAAGCATATTATCCGGCGGATGAAAGAGGAATTTCCGAACCTTGTTTCGCTCGTTCATAATGTGAATCCGAAACGGACGAACGTTATTTTTGGTGACCAGACTGAGATTATGTGGGGAGAAGGCGTCATTTATGATGAAATTGACAACATCCGGTTTGCGATTTCTCCTCGTTCCTTTTATCAAATCAATCCGTTACAGACGAGAGTCCTTTATGAAAAAGCGCTGGAGTTTGCGCGGCTTACGGGAAAGGAAAATGTGATCGATGCCTACTGCGGTATCGGCACGATCAGTTTGTTTCTTGCCCGTCGAGCCAAACACGTTTACGGCGTGGAAGTAGTGCCCGAGGCTGTAACGGATGCTAAAGAGAACGCCAAGCTTAATCACATCGAAAATGCTGAATTTTATGTTGGTGAGGCAGAAAACATTATGCCATGGTGGCGCGCGCAGGGGATGAATGCGGATGTTATTGTCGTTGACCCTCCCCGTAAAGGCTGTGATGAAAAGCTGCTGCAGTCAATAGCAGAAATGACCCCGGAGCGGATTGTCTACGTTTCCTGCAACCCGGCTACGCTCGCACGTGACCTGAAATATCTGGAGGAAAAAGGCTACGAAGCAAAAGAAGTACAGCCTGTGGATATGTTCCCGCATACAACCCACGTGGAATGTGTGACATGGCTGGAAAAGAAGGAAGTAGTCGAGTTGTAA